A portion of the Shewanella sp. SNU WT4 genome contains these proteins:
- a CDS encoding transcription termination/antitermination NusG family protein, with product MSPCQRKRIVMKAWYLLYCKPRNEIRAQQNLSLQHINTYLPMVQQQSKNSRGKLSIKSVPLFPGYLFVRFDPEVTAASMIRNTRGVAGIVDCREKMQPLCHLVYSVKRQERLLGVIDLTEGVQSVVHSLNDEPEEMQHEFSHGEMVEFIDGPFKSLTGIFEQQDDKARCIILMEVLGRLQTIKVDKQVLTPIVLPQTVQKSH from the coding sequence ATGTCACCTTGTCAGCGAAAGAGAATTGTTATGAAAGCTTGGTATTTGCTCTATTGTAAACCGCGAAATGAAATTAGAGCTCAGCAAAATCTTAGCTTACAGCACATCAACACTTACTTGCCCATGGTTCAACAGCAATCAAAAAATAGCCGTGGCAAGCTCTCTATAAAATCAGTGCCATTATTTCCTGGTTATCTTTTTGTTCGGTTTGACCCCGAAGTTACCGCTGCCTCGATGATTAGAAATACTCGGGGTGTCGCTGGTATTGTCGATTGCCGCGAAAAAATGCAGCCATTATGTCATTTGGTTTACAGCGTAAAACGGCAAGAGCGCCTGCTAGGGGTGATTGACTTGACTGAAGGTGTTCAATCAGTTGTCCATTCGCTTAATGACGAACCTGAAGAAATGCAGCATGAATTTAGCCATGGCGAGATGGTTGAATTTATCGATGGACCATTTAAATCGCTTACCGGTATTTTTGAACAGCAAGACGATAAAGCTCGGTGCATCATACTGATGGAAGTGCTCGGTAGATTGCAAACTATTAAAGTTGATAAACAAGTGTTAACGCCAATAGTGCTTCCTCAAACCGTTCAGAAATCTCATTAA
- a CDS encoding peptide MFS transporter, whose product MSVTKPQGTMLGHPKGLFLLFTTELWERFSYYAMRAILVLYLVDQVAKQGGGGLGWTQADALSLYGTFTALVYLTPLIGGWLADNYLGQRKAIYFGGALMAAGQFTLAAPHAWFPGAETTMFYIGLGTLILGNGLFKPNISTMVGDLYEEGDHRRDGAFTIFYMGINLGAALSGFVVAWAYTNFGHTEIVNGQEIMVNNWQAGFFCAGIGMLLSLVIQYLFAQKLLGDIGTVPAARLERERQEKLGNVRKEPLTKIERDRIKVIMVLGLFTIIFWAGFEQAGGLMNLFTNEFTDRYIGTWEVPTTYFQSLNAIFIVLFAPVVASIWIRLGKREPNSPVKFALGLFLLAIGFLFMIGAVVEMEGSPTAKSSMWWLVGAYFFHTMGELCLSPIGLSMVTKLAPLRIASLMMGAWFLFIAMANYVAGFVGSMIGHGGGKEEQLANAMSIFAGIAITATISSIVLYFMADKLVDWMHGAESKIHGEEAILEQEIAVTAEHEAIKR is encoded by the coding sequence ATGAGCGTAACAAAACCTCAGGGAACTATGCTAGGCCATCCTAAAGGCTTGTTCCTACTGTTTACTACCGAGTTATGGGAACGGTTCAGTTATTATGCAATGCGTGCCATTTTGGTGCTGTATTTGGTTGATCAAGTAGCTAAGCAAGGCGGAGGTGGTCTAGGCTGGACACAAGCTGATGCATTATCACTTTATGGTACTTTTACTGCGTTAGTATATTTAACTCCTCTTATTGGTGGATGGCTTGCTGATAATTATCTCGGACAGCGCAAAGCCATTTACTTTGGTGGTGCGTTAATGGCCGCGGGCCAGTTTACCCTAGCTGCGCCACATGCCTGGTTCCCTGGCGCCGAAACTACTATGTTTTACATTGGCTTAGGCACTTTAATATTAGGTAACGGCTTATTTAAACCAAATATTTCCACTATGGTTGGCGATCTTTACGAAGAAGGTGACCATAGACGCGATGGCGCTTTTACTATCTTCTACATGGGCATTAACTTAGGTGCGGCCTTGTCAGGATTTGTAGTTGCTTGGGCTTATACCAATTTCGGCCACACTGAAATCGTTAACGGCCAAGAAATCATGGTTAACAACTGGCAAGCCGGATTTTTCTGCGCTGGTATTGGTATGTTGTTATCACTGGTCATTCAATACTTATTCGCCCAAAAGTTATTAGGCGATATAGGTACAGTGCCGGCTGCAAGACTGGAGCGTGAACGTCAAGAAAAACTGGGGAATGTGCGTAAAGAACCACTCACTAAAATCGAACGGGACCGTATCAAGGTCATTATGGTGCTTGGCCTGTTCACTATCATCTTCTGGGCTGGTTTTGAGCAAGCCGGTGGTTTGATGAACTTATTTACTAACGAATTTACTGACCGTTATATTGGCACATGGGAAGTTCCGACCACCTACTTCCAATCACTTAATGCTATTTTCATCGTATTATTTGCTCCAGTAGTAGCATCGATTTGGATTCGCTTAGGTAAGCGTGAACCCAATTCACCAGTTAAGTTTGCCTTAGGTTTATTTTTACTCGCCATTGGTTTCTTATTCATGATTGGCGCTGTAGTAGAAATGGAAGGCAGCCCAACCGCTAAATCGAGCATGTGGTGGTTAGTGGGAGCTTACTTCTTCCATACCATGGGTGAATTGTGTTTATCACCAATTGGTTTATCTATGGTGACTAAATTAGCCCCGCTGCGCATTGCATCGCTGATGATGGGTGCTTGGTTCCTATTCATCGCTATGGCTAACTATGTAGCAGGTTTTGTAGGCTCTATGATTGGCCACGGTGGTGGTAAAGAAGAACAGTTAGCTAACGCTATGTCAATCTTTGCCGGTATTGCCATTACGGCCACCATTTCATCCATAGTACTTTACTTCATGGCTGATAAATTAGTTGACTGGATGCATGGCGCTGAATCAAAGATTCACGGTGAAGAAGCCATATTAGAGCAAGAGATAGCGGTAACTGCTGAGCATGAAGCAATTAAACGTTAA
- a CDS encoding IS4 family transposase — translation MRGVVSWTVTAKLFEHMDSHPVTGGYTIAIPQKGIKEASGKSKNRPSRTAKLTLKASTVNIKHNRQQHAINVVYAQELNPPQGEDGLSWMLLTSEPIDTLAQQLHVIDIYTTRWRIEDFHKAWKTGAGVERLRMTSPDNLERAASILCFIGVRLLQLREVMSLPIYLRKRGQIEAAQSMENQSCSNVLENDEWRVLMQLYKPRGHKGKEVPNMKWAYQSLAKLGGFNDSKRTGMASWSTIWEGWDDLQAQVKGYRLAKALFEAGETL, via the coding sequence ATGCGAGGTGTGGTTAGCTGGACGGTTACGGCTAAGCTGTTTGAGCACATGGATAGTCATCCCGTTACCGGCGGATACACCATCGCCATCCCACAAAAAGGCATAAAGGAAGCCAGTGGGAAAAGCAAGAATCGTCCCTCGCGAACAGCCAAACTCACCCTCAAAGCCAGTACGGTTAACATCAAACATAATCGTCAGCAGCATGCGATTAATGTGGTGTACGCACAAGAGCTCAATCCTCCCCAAGGTGAAGATGGACTATCTTGGATGCTACTGACCAGTGAGCCGATTGACACGTTGGCGCAGCAACTTCATGTGATTGATATTTATACCACTAGATGGCGCATTGAGGACTTTCATAAGGCGTGGAAAACCGGCGCGGGGGTTGAAAGGTTACGCATGACATCTCCAGACAACCTTGAGCGAGCGGCCTCGATACTTTGCTTTATTGGTGTGCGGCTACTGCAACTTCGGGAAGTGATGAGCCTGCCAATTTATCTGAGAAAAAGAGGGCAAATCGAAGCAGCGCAAAGCATGGAAAATCAAAGCTGCAGCAATGTCTTAGAGAATGATGAATGGCGAGTACTGATGCAGCTCTACAAGCCAAGGGGACATAAAGGCAAAGAAGTCCCAAATATGAAGTGGGCTTATCAATCCTTGGCCAAACTAGGAGGCTTTAATGATAGCAAGCGCACGGGAATGGCCAGCTGGTCCACGATTTGGGAGGGATGGGATGATCTTCAGGCTCAGGTAAAGGGGTATCGCTTAGCCAAAGCCCTATTTGAAGCCGGAGAAACGCTATGA
- a CDS encoding IS66 family insertion sequence element accessory protein TnpB — translation MTTHKTSQQWRQLLLQRNTFSGTNIEFCQQHNVSITTYYKQRALLGKQQYQPSVSEQTSHATQSRFIQLKQTTTEVCAQTHQQPMLFNTRTGQLTLPADLATTDIVTIIKGLMV, via the coding sequence ATGACAACTCACAAAACAAGTCAGCAGTGGCGACAGTTACTTTTACAACGCAATACTTTTAGTGGCACTAATATCGAATTTTGCCAGCAACATAATGTCTCGATTACCACCTATTATAAACAGCGCGCTTTACTGGGTAAGCAACAGTACCAGCCAAGCGTGTCAGAGCAAACATCTCACGCTACTCAATCACGCTTTATACAACTAAAACAAACCACGACTGAAGTCTGCGCGCAAACTCACCAACAACCTATGCTGTTTAATACGCGAACCGGCCAACTCACTCTTCCAGCGGATTTAGCAACAACGGATATAGTTACCATCATTAAGGGGCTAATGGTATGA
- a CDS encoding IS66 family transposase: MKNELALKQRIAELEKLLENERQLSLQKDALIAALEERWRLAQQKQFGKSAEGFVGQGELFNEVEEIVEAVEAEQQSISYTRKKPVRKPLPKDLPREQVIHDITDKTCDCCGSELHKMGEDKSEKLEFIPAQIKVIEHIRPKYACRHCDKSSTQTPIKQASMPAMPINKGIATSSLLSQLITSKYQYGLPLYRQEAMFKQYGIELSRQTMSSWIDKSATLFAPLVERLKTALLKQPTLFADETPLKVVKSDKVNSYMWVYCSGRDSPAPNNPIPNIVLYDFHNSRAAACVVNYLDGYQGYLHVDGYQAYEKTQATLVGCWAHARRKFIEAKKLQGKNKTGKADMVLSLIQKLYGVESRINDKSPDEKYIARQEASLPILGKLKAWLEQNQPNLVGNTKLMEAANYLANQWHKLIRYVDDGRLSIDNNRAERAVKPFVIGRKNWLFSQTANGANASTTLYSIVETAKVNGLVPFDYIMACLNELCQPAPDIDSLLPWNFKR, from the coding sequence ATGAAAAATGAACTCGCCCTTAAACAGCGTATTGCTGAGCTTGAAAAGCTGCTCGAAAATGAGCGTCAATTATCTCTACAAAAAGATGCACTCATCGCAGCTTTAGAAGAGCGCTGGCGCTTGGCTCAACAAAAACAATTCGGCAAAAGTGCTGAAGGCTTTGTTGGGCAAGGCGAGTTATTCAATGAAGTAGAAGAGATTGTTGAAGCCGTTGAGGCCGAGCAACAATCCATTAGCTATACCCGTAAAAAGCCTGTGCGTAAGCCACTGCCAAAAGACTTACCCCGTGAGCAGGTTATCCATGATATCACCGATAAGACCTGTGATTGCTGTGGCAGTGAGTTACATAAAATGGGCGAGGATAAATCAGAAAAGCTTGAGTTTATTCCAGCGCAAATCAAAGTGATTGAGCACATTAGGCCTAAATACGCTTGCCGCCACTGTGATAAATCCTCGACTCAAACGCCGATTAAACAAGCCTCAATGCCAGCAATGCCAATCAATAAAGGCATTGCTACAAGCAGTTTACTCAGTCAGCTTATCACCAGTAAATATCAATACGGGTTACCGCTTTATCGCCAGGAAGCGATGTTTAAGCAATATGGCATTGAGCTCAGTCGCCAGACAATGAGCAGCTGGATAGACAAATCAGCCACACTCTTCGCACCATTAGTTGAACGGCTTAAAACAGCGTTGTTAAAACAGCCCACGTTGTTTGCTGATGAAACGCCATTAAAAGTGGTGAAATCCGATAAAGTAAACAGCTACATGTGGGTCTATTGCTCAGGTCGAGATTCACCAGCCCCGAATAATCCTATCCCTAATATTGTGCTTTACGACTTCCATAACAGTCGGGCTGCCGCCTGCGTGGTCAATTATCTTGATGGATATCAAGGCTATTTGCACGTAGATGGATATCAAGCTTATGAAAAAACACAGGCAACCCTAGTGGGATGCTGGGCACACGCTCGTCGTAAATTTATCGAGGCAAAAAAGCTGCAAGGCAAAAATAAAACCGGCAAAGCGGATATGGTATTAAGCCTTATCCAAAAACTGTACGGTGTAGAGTCACGCATCAACGATAAAAGTCCTGATGAAAAGTACATTGCCAGACAAGAGGCTAGCCTGCCTATCCTAGGCAAGCTAAAAGCATGGCTTGAGCAAAACCAGCCCAATTTAGTGGGTAATACCAAACTGATGGAGGCAGCTAATTACCTGGCTAATCAATGGCACAAACTCATTCGTTATGTTGATGATGGCAGGCTGAGTATTGATAACAATCGTGCAGAGCGAGCCGTAAAACCGTTTGTGATTGGCCGAAAAAATTGGTTATTCAGTCAGACAGCTAATGGGGCTAATGCCAGTACCACGCTTTACAGCATAGTAGAAACGGCCAAGGTCAATGGCTTAGTACCATTTGATTACATCATGGCCTGTCTTAATGAACTGTGCCAACCAGCACCGGATATCGACAGCCTGTTACCATGGAATTTTAAAAGATAG
- the ltrA gene encoding group II intron reverse transcriptase/maturase — MIISEQQRKLATWTATDKTRRVNRLLRLISHPHWLRQAAEVTLSSKGAKTPGVDGITKIHIQAYLAGYLDEIRDDLLSGNYQPMPARRIYIPKANGKLRPLGIPTLRDRIVQRAMLMAMEPIWENDFHSLSYGFRPERSVHHAIRTVKLQMTESNEPRGRWIIEGDLSSYFDTVHHRLLMKCVRKRINCRRFNDLLWRFIKAGHIERNLFCATSEGVPQGGVISPLLSNIMLNEFDQYLDKCYLSKKARKDRWYWNHSIKIKRKPAVEENRQWKPAVAYCRYADDFLVIVKGNKQQAEAIRDQCRHFLEGKLQLTLNMDKTHITHVNDGFIFLGHRIIRKRGPKGNMRVVTGIPNGKAKAFSHSLSQALSGDHSCSKIDKVEQLNRKLKGWAQFYRHTDYTAKVYSKIDRIIFWKLAKWLARKYRCSIKSLMMTWIKRPTPNQATTWVLFGKSNRGNLCGASLFRLVSSPKLPFRWRSPEANSYLRDEIRNTVMSRYSDVAMAVSHN, encoded by the coding sequence TTGATAATCAGCGAACAGCAACGTAAATTAGCAACATGGACAGCAACCGATAAAACGCGTCGCGTTAATCGACTGCTGCGCCTTATCAGTCACCCGCATTGGCTTCGCCAAGCGGCTGAAGTAACGCTTTCTTCAAAAGGTGCTAAAACGCCTGGTGTTGATGGAATAACAAAGATTCATATACAGGCTTATTTGGCTGGTTATCTTGATGAGATCAGAGATGATCTGCTGTCAGGTAACTATCAACCGATGCCTGCTAGACGGATCTATATTCCCAAGGCCAATGGAAAGCTACGTCCTTTAGGTATACCAACGCTTAGGGATAGAATAGTTCAACGTGCCATGCTCATGGCAATGGAGCCGATATGGGAAAATGATTTTCATTCGTTGTCCTATGGCTTTAGACCAGAGCGCAGTGTCCATCACGCCATTCGCACGGTTAAACTACAAATGACCGAATCCAATGAGCCTCGAGGTCGCTGGATAATTGAAGGAGACTTATCAAGCTATTTTGATACAGTTCACCATCGATTATTGATGAAATGTGTTCGTAAACGGATCAACTGCCGTCGATTTAATGATTTGCTTTGGCGCTTCATTAAAGCTGGACACATTGAACGTAACCTATTTTGTGCAACAAGCGAAGGCGTACCACAAGGTGGTGTAATTTCTCCGTTATTGTCAAACATAATGCTTAATGAGTTCGATCAATATTTGGATAAATGTTACTTGAGCAAGAAAGCCCGTAAAGACCGCTGGTACTGGAACCACAGTATCAAAATCAAGCGAAAACCTGCGGTTGAGGAAAACAGACAATGGAAACCTGCCGTTGCTTATTGCCGTTATGCTGATGACTTTCTAGTGATTGTCAAAGGCAATAAACAACAAGCAGAGGCAATTCGTGACCAATGTCGACACTTCCTAGAAGGTAAGCTGCAACTCACGTTAAATATGGATAAAACTCATATTACACATGTGAATGACGGTTTTATATTTCTCGGACATAGGATCATTCGAAAGCGTGGACCTAAGGGAAATATGCGAGTGGTGACTGGTATTCCAAACGGTAAAGCCAAAGCATTTTCTCATTCATTGAGTCAGGCTTTATCAGGGGATCATAGCTGTAGCAAGATAGACAAAGTGGAACAACTCAATCGCAAACTTAAGGGTTGGGCACAATTTTATCGACATACTGATTACACCGCGAAAGTTTACAGCAAAATTGATCGTATTATTTTCTGGAAACTCGCTAAGTGGTTGGCTAGAAAATATCGTTGTTCTATTAAATCGTTAATGATGACATGGATCAAACGTCCAACACCAAATCAGGCAACGACATGGGTGTTATTTGGTAAAAGCAATCGTGGAAATTTATGTGGCGCGTCACTATTTAGATTAGTGAGTAGCCCTAAATTACCCTTTAGATGGCGATCACCAGAAGCAAACTCCTACCTCAGAGATGAAATTAGAAATACTGTCATGTCTCGCTATAGCGATGTTGCCATGGCTGTTAGCCACAATTAA